A stretch of Acidicapsa ligni DNA encodes these proteins:
- a CDS encoding GvpL/GvpF family gas vesicle protein — MAWYAYCISEKQSFPELARHRKPIPLESVAGIGGNQVFLYPASDLAIVVSEHSPHEPVSQKSGVDHARVIADCFKQSTVLPFRFGTVFQDDESLRKSIRSNQRQFQSNLERLHGKTEMHLKIHVDDCCRELDKHIPLEGVGKEYLSNLRETATRQRERQTRARAVSFQMHRMFAPLDEEVSCRLTESGKMILDIAHLIDRKCVERYQNKYTTTTAMMRECQMQLSGPWPPYHFVHRLTRGAHIPAHAPAHAPAAAVSTSTMQTAEPQLQPALASV, encoded by the coding sequence ATGGCATGGTATGCCTATTGCATCAGTGAGAAACAATCCTTTCCGGAGCTAGCCAGGCATCGCAAACCAATCCCACTTGAATCCGTAGCAGGAATCGGTGGTAATCAGGTTTTCCTCTATCCCGCAAGCGACTTAGCTATCGTCGTCAGCGAGCACAGCCCACACGAACCAGTAAGTCAAAAGTCCGGCGTGGATCATGCGCGAGTTATCGCTGACTGCTTCAAGCAATCGACCGTCTTACCCTTCCGTTTCGGAACCGTATTTCAAGACGACGAAAGTCTCCGTAAGTCGATCCGCTCAAACCAGCGCCAGTTTCAGAGCAATCTGGAACGACTGCATGGCAAGACCGAGATGCATTTGAAGATTCACGTAGACGATTGCTGCCGCGAGTTAGATAAGCACATCCCACTCGAAGGCGTCGGCAAAGAATATCTCTCCAACCTGCGTGAAACTGCAACCCGGCAGCGCGAGCGCCAGACACGCGCGCGAGCCGTCAGCTTCCAGATGCACCGCATGTTCGCTCCGCTGGACGAAGAAGTCAGCTGCCGTCTCACGGAAAGCGGCAAGATGATTCTCGACATCGCTCACCTGATCGATCGCAAGTGCGTCGAACGCTACCAGAACAAATACACCACCACCACCGCCATGATGCGCGAGTGCCAGATGCAGCTCTCTGGTCCCTGGCCCCCGTATCATTTCGTGCATCGCCTCACCCGCGGCGCCCACATCCCTGCTCACGCGCCCGCGCACGCACCGGCAGCGGCGGTTTCAACATCGACAATGCAAACCGCAGAACCGCAGTTACAGCCTGCTCTTGCCTCTGTCTAA
- the pgsA gene encoding CDP-diacylglycerol--glycerol-3-phosphate 3-phosphatidyltransferase produces MNLPNSITLSRILMIPLLLWILSPRFPWHSAAGEQELLASALFILASITDGVDGYLARKRGQITTMGILLDPLADKIMVTAAFIALVAYNPSVVKVWIAVVIISREFLISGLRSIASSEGFTIQASDLGKLKTVLQIVAVVSAILAHRWYEWDFGIFVVPVHITAVTAIYWATLVSTISAIDYFIGFWRKIDYAADDRRKAFVLTRKGGRSASS; encoded by the coding sequence TTGAATCTACCCAACTCCATTACGCTGAGCCGCATCCTGATGATCCCGCTGCTGCTATGGATTCTTTCGCCGCGCTTTCCCTGGCATAGCGCGGCGGGCGAGCAGGAATTGCTTGCGTCCGCGTTGTTCATTCTGGCTTCGATTACCGATGGCGTCGATGGCTACCTGGCGCGTAAGCGTGGGCAGATTACGACGATGGGCATATTGCTCGATCCACTGGCCGACAAGATCATGGTGACGGCTGCTTTCATTGCGCTGGTGGCCTACAATCCGTCGGTGGTGAAGGTGTGGATTGCGGTGGTGATCATCAGCCGTGAGTTCCTGATCTCGGGGCTGCGCTCGATTGCATCCTCAGAGGGATTTACGATCCAGGCGAGCGATCTTGGCAAGCTCAAAACTGTCCTGCAGATTGTTGCTGTCGTCTCGGCGATTCTGGCGCATCGCTGGTATGAGTGGGACTTTGGAATTTTTGTGGTGCCGGTGCATATCACTGCGGTTACAGCTATTTATTGGGCGACGCTGGTGTCGACTATCTCGGCGATTGATTACTTCATCGGTTTCTGGAGAAAGATTGATTATGCGGCGGATGATCGCCGCAAGGCTTTTGTGCTGACGCGCAAGGGCGGGCGGAGTGCTTCGAGCTAG
- a CDS encoding FAD-dependent oxidoreductase has translation MAVLLASLLPIFGCGSYRFSPLQVTSGAIEDFGTVLPMTTSAARTVLLTNPGNIPLTIASIALTGDSAADFKFTSGCGATVPASGSCSVQVSFAPAVVGQQSASLVITDGALNSTQTVSLTGMGSSTAVVDVIVYGATPSGIMAAIEAAQHGKQVLLLEPTGHVGGMMTNGLGHSDSYATNAIGGLVKKFFGMVNTFYGAAPFSNRGQYFEPHVAEQIFNSMIAAYPAISVFLNESTASVQKQGSTITGMVTADGHTYHGKEYIDASYTGDLMAQAQVSYIVGRESSAQYGESLAGVANPMSFGGIKIEPYLTPGVPGSGLIPHVTATILGAPGSADDAVMAYGYRLCLSSDPNNQIPFAAPANYDPAEFELMGRKAVVDGSGFTLDSALGPAPIPNNKFDLDNVPGGFSTDEVGESFTYPDGSPEVRQAIEAEQKHYMQGMLYFLTTDSRIPVTVQNAVKGYGLCKDEFTDNGGWPRQLYVREARRMIGPYVETQNDLQLDTTITDSIGVGGYGADDHLNYMFNHNGSVYIEYNPGFVPPSYPISYRVLTPQAAEVSNLLVSVDVSASHMAYASLRIEMTYMVMGQAAGAAASLAIDAGTTVQNVDYGQLSTLLLGDGAVITPPQ, from the coding sequence ATGGCTGTTCTTCTGGCCTCGTTGTTACCCATATTCGGATGTGGATCCTATCGATTCTCTCCACTACAGGTTACTTCAGGAGCAATTGAAGATTTTGGTACAGTGCTGCCGATGACCACGAGTGCTGCGCGGACGGTGTTGTTGACCAATCCGGGTAATATTCCGTTGACCATCGCGAGTATTGCTCTCACGGGTGATAGTGCGGCCGACTTCAAGTTCACAAGTGGTTGTGGTGCGACTGTTCCGGCCTCTGGTAGTTGCAGCGTGCAGGTGTCTTTTGCTCCTGCTGTTGTGGGGCAACAGAGCGCATCTCTGGTAATTACCGATGGCGCACTGAATTCGACGCAGACGGTGTCTCTTACTGGCATGGGAAGCAGCACGGCCGTGGTTGATGTGATTGTCTATGGTGCGACGCCATCGGGAATTATGGCGGCAATCGAGGCTGCTCAACACGGCAAGCAGGTTCTGTTGCTGGAGCCGACTGGTCATGTCGGAGGCATGATGACCAATGGTCTTGGACACAGCGACAGCTATGCAACCAATGCTATAGGGGGACTGGTCAAAAAGTTTTTCGGCATGGTAAATACGTTCTATGGCGCGGCGCCGTTCAGCAATCGTGGACAGTATTTTGAACCCCACGTGGCTGAGCAGATTTTCAACTCCATGATCGCAGCCTACCCGGCGATTTCAGTTTTTCTGAATGAGTCTACTGCTTCTGTCCAAAAGCAGGGATCGACTATTACTGGAATGGTTACGGCTGATGGGCATACTTACCATGGCAAGGAATATATAGACGCCAGTTATACCGGCGATCTGATGGCGCAGGCGCAGGTAAGTTACATCGTTGGACGAGAATCATCGGCTCAATATGGGGAGAGTTTGGCAGGCGTTGCGAATCCGATGAGCTTTGGCGGAATTAAGATCGAGCCATATCTTACTCCGGGGGTTCCAGGTAGCGGTCTGATCCCACATGTGACTGCGACTATCCTGGGTGCGCCGGGGAGTGCGGATGATGCCGTGATGGCTTATGGCTATCGCCTGTGCCTTAGTTCCGATCCCAATAATCAGATTCCATTTGCCGCTCCAGCTAACTACGACCCTGCGGAGTTTGAACTGATGGGCCGAAAGGCGGTGGTTGACGGCTCGGGGTTCACCCTTGATTCCGCCCTGGGGCCTGCGCCGATTCCGAACAACAAGTTCGATCTGGACAATGTTCCGGGTGGCTTCTCGACGGATGAAGTTGGCGAGAGTTTTACCTATCCGGATGGATCACCGGAAGTTCGTCAGGCGATCGAGGCGGAGCAGAAGCACTATATGCAGGGAATGCTTTATTTCCTTACTACGGATTCGCGCATTCCTGTCACGGTCCAGAATGCGGTGAAGGGGTATGGGCTGTGCAAGGATGAGTTCACCGATAACGGTGGCTGGCCCAGGCAGCTTTATGTGCGCGAGGCGCGGCGAATGATTGGGCCGTATGTTGAAACCCAAAACGATCTGCAGCTTGACACCACAATTACAGACTCTATTGGCGTTGGAGGATATGGGGCGGACGATCATTTGAACTACATGTTCAATCACAACGGATCGGTCTATATAGAGTACAACCCAGGTTTTGTTCCGCCTTCGTATCCTATCTCTTATCGCGTGTTGACTCCCCAGGCAGCGGAGGTTTCTAACCTGCTGGTGTCGGTGGACGTTTCGGCATCGCATATGGCCTACGCATCCTTGCGAATCGAGATGACGTACATGGTTATGGGGCAGGCAGCGGGGGCGGCGGCATCTCTGGCCATCGATGCTGGCACTACGGTGCAGAACGTAGACTACGGCCAGTTGAGCACCCTGTTGCTGGGGGATGGTGCGGTGATTACTCCGCCGCAATAA
- a CDS encoding Glu/Leu/Phe/Val family dehydrogenase — protein sequence MATTISLEQEINPWEAQSARFDFAARKLNLDAGLWKVLSSPSREIIVHFPVMMDDGRIELFTGYRVQHSQARGPGKGGIRYSPDVTLDEVRALASWMTWKCAVVNIPFGGAKGGVICDPKNMSQGELERMTRRYTSEIIDFIGPEKDVPAPDVNTNEQTMAWIMDTYSMHMRQTVTSVVTGKPLSIGGSRGRREATGRGVMVMCDESLRYLNLPREGCRVIIQGFGNVGSNTARLMSDAGYKIVGIAEYDGGLYNTAGIDIHQLLEYKERNGTTLGFRNAEAMPSDEVMLTECDILIPAATENVITSRNADRIKARIIVEGANGPTTAVADEILAEKRIFVVPDILANSGGVTASYFEWVQDRQGYFWKEAVVIEQLEGILRESFDDVVRYAEAHNVNNRIAAYMLAIDRVAFNIKQRGIYA from the coding sequence ATGGCAACGACCATATCGCTCGAGCAGGAGATCAATCCTTGGGAAGCTCAGAGCGCTCGATTTGACTTTGCAGCCCGCAAGCTGAACCTGGATGCAGGCCTTTGGAAGGTACTTAGTTCGCCGTCGCGAGAGATCATCGTGCATTTTCCGGTCATGATGGACGATGGCCGCATTGAGTTGTTTACCGGCTACCGCGTTCAGCATTCGCAGGCGCGAGGCCCGGGCAAGGGCGGTATTCGCTACTCGCCGGATGTGACGCTGGATGAAGTTCGCGCCCTGGCAAGCTGGATGACGTGGAAGTGCGCCGTGGTGAACATTCCCTTTGGCGGGGCCAAGGGTGGCGTAATCTGCGATCCAAAGAATATGTCGCAGGGCGAGCTGGAGCGCATGACGCGCCGCTATACGTCGGAGATCATCGATTTTATCGGACCGGAGAAGGACGTTCCCGCGCCGGATGTAAACACGAACGAGCAGACGATGGCCTGGATCATGGATACCTACTCCATGCACATGCGCCAGACTGTTACCTCTGTCGTGACGGGTAAGCCGCTTAGTATTGGCGGTTCGCGTGGCCGCCGTGAAGCGACGGGGCGCGGCGTGATGGTGATGTGTGATGAGAGTCTGCGCTACCTGAATCTGCCGCGCGAGGGTTGCCGGGTGATTATTCAGGGCTTTGGCAATGTGGGCTCCAATACAGCCAGACTGATGTCGGATGCGGGTTACAAGATCGTTGGCATTGCGGAGTACGATGGCGGTTTGTACAACACGGCCGGCATCGATATTCATCAACTGCTGGAGTATAAGGAGCGCAATGGCACGACGCTCGGATTCAGGAACGCAGAGGCGATGCCTTCAGATGAAGTAATGCTGACGGAGTGCGACATCCTTATCCCGGCGGCTACAGAGAATGTAATTACCAGCCGTAATGCGGACAGGATCAAGGCCAGGATTATTGTCGAGGGTGCGAATGGCCCGACGACTGCCGTGGCCGACGAGATACTGGCGGAAAAGCGTATCTTCGTTGTGCCGGATATCCTGGCTAACTCGGGCGGTGTAACTGCCAGTTACTTCGAGTGGGTGCAGGATAGGCAGGGGTACTTCTGGAAAGAGGCTGTAGTTATCGAGCAGTTAGAGGGAATTCTGCGTGAGAGCTTTGACGATGTGGTGCGCTATGCAGAGGCTCACAATGTCAATAATCGGATTGCTGCTTATATGCTGGCGATTGATCGCGTGGCCTTTAACATCAAGCAGCGCGGGATCTACGCGTAG
- a CDS encoding Nif3-like dinuclear metal center hexameric protein, whose protein sequence is MGLPGVELEGIKLEDRGDLLLWAMSRFMFPSVACYFASTVVLFVVSASVAGAQSAPAPLTAGQAIEQIVQATGATRPANTVDTIKEGDPATVVTGIATTFTPSMDVLRRAVAAGDNLIVTHEPTFYNHLDERTLFVDDPVYKEKLAYINEHHLVIWRFHDTWHMRQPDGIAEGFVDQAGWKKYENPGPASEEGFFFTLPPTTLQALAADLQKRFHARSVRIIGDPNLKITKVAYRAGASGEAKQVKALERDDVEVLVAGEASEWETVEYTRDAQLQGRKKALILLGHLTSEESGMDYCAKWLKPIFPGLPIQYLPAGEPYWTPQRLPVQSKH, encoded by the coding sequence ATGGGGCTTCCCGGTGTAGAGCTGGAGGGTATAAAGCTGGAGGATCGGGGAGATTTGTTACTCTGGGCCATGTCGCGATTCATGTTTCCATCCGTCGCCTGCTACTTTGCCTCCACTGTTGTACTTTTCGTAGTCTCAGCGTCCGTTGCCGGTGCGCAGAGTGCTCCTGCGCCTCTGACGGCCGGGCAGGCCATTGAGCAGATTGTTCAAGCGACGGGGGCTACGCGCCCGGCGAATACTGTGGACACAATCAAGGAAGGCGATCCTGCGACGGTGGTTACGGGGATTGCCACGACCTTTACGCCGAGCATGGATGTGTTGCGCCGGGCGGTGGCTGCCGGGGACAACCTGATTGTGACCCATGAGCCGACGTTTTATAACCATCTCGATGAGCGGACGCTTTTTGTCGACGATCCTGTTTACAAGGAGAAGCTGGCTTATATCAACGAGCATCACCTGGTGATCTGGCGTTTTCACGATACCTGGCACATGCGTCAGCCGGATGGGATTGCCGAGGGCTTTGTGGATCAGGCGGGATGGAAGAAGTATGAAAATCCCGGTCCTGCGTCTGAGGAGGGATTTTTCTTTACGCTGCCTCCGACGACTTTGCAGGCACTGGCGGCAGACCTCCAGAAACGGTTTCATGCACGGTCGGTTCGCATTATCGGCGACCCGAATCTGAAGATCACCAAGGTGGCGTATCGGGCCGGGGCGAGTGGCGAGGCCAAGCAGGTGAAGGCGCTGGAGCGGGATGATGTCGAGGTGCTGGTGGCGGGTGAGGCTTCGGAGTGGGAGACGGTTGAATATACACGCGATGCGCAGCTTCAGGGGCGGAAGAAGGCGCTGATTCTGTTAGGGCATCTGACTTCGGAGGAGTCGGGCATGGACTATTGCGCTAAGTGGCTGAAGCCGATTTTTCCCGGATTACCGATCCAGTATCTGCCCGCGGGCGAGCCTTATTGGACACCGCAAAGACTGCCTGTGCAGAGTAAGCACTAG
- the trpE gene encoding anthranilate synthase component I yields the protein MTQSDQIQPSRKEFLALAKTHTLVPVFRILTADLETPVSAFLRAAWESPECFLLESVENGEKVGRYTFIGLNPYKRIVSRGRTITIAEGKKTVEIQGDVFAVLREALSGHKPARVPGMPPFTAGAVGFLSYDVVRQIEHLPSTAPDELHVPDACLLFFDEVLAFDHVRKEIHLVVTADVTLQSPAAAYADATKRLAKLEKRLARPLPDLPKVTKKGKLKIAHRTRKKDYLAAVEKIREYVSAGDVFQTVLSQRLDVEPEVDPFAVYRALRIVNPSPYLYFLRVTPDGVPAKKKKSPGSGRIEVAGSSPEMLVRVQQGNVEYRPIAGTRKRSTDEAKDLALELDMLADEKERSEHVMLVDLGRNDVGRVSEFGSVKVDRLMFVERYSHVMHLVSTIHGKLKSELSAVDALRACFPAGTLSGAPKVRAMEIIEELEPARRGIYGGAILYADFSGNLDSCITIRSMVAQDGQGHIQAGAGIVADSVPEAEYQECLNKAQAVIRAIERARGN from the coding sequence ATGACGCAATCAGACCAGATTCAGCCCAGCCGTAAGGAATTTTTGGCACTAGCCAAAACGCATACTCTCGTCCCAGTCTTCCGCATCCTCACCGCAGACCTGGAAACACCAGTCTCGGCCTTCCTGCGAGCTGCCTGGGAAAGTCCCGAGTGCTTCCTGCTGGAGAGCGTCGAGAACGGCGAAAAGGTCGGCCGCTACACCTTCATCGGGCTCAACCCCTACAAACGCATCGTCTCCCGCGGACGCACCATCACCATCGCGGAAGGCAAGAAGACCGTCGAGATCCAGGGCGATGTATTCGCAGTCCTCCGCGAAGCACTCAGCGGACACAAGCCTGCCCGCGTCCCCGGTATGCCTCCCTTCACCGCCGGGGCAGTCGGCTTCCTCAGCTATGACGTCGTTCGCCAGATTGAACACCTGCCCTCCACAGCGCCCGACGAACTCCACGTTCCCGACGCCTGTCTGCTCTTCTTCGACGAAGTTCTGGCCTTCGACCACGTTCGCAAAGAGATTCACCTGGTCGTAACCGCCGACGTCACCCTGCAATCCCCGGCCGCAGCCTACGCCGACGCAACCAAACGGCTTGCAAAGCTCGAAAAACGGCTCGCCCGGCCATTGCCGGATCTGCCCAAAGTCACCAAAAAGGGCAAGCTCAAGATCGCCCATCGCACCCGCAAAAAGGACTATCTCGCCGCCGTCGAAAAAATCCGTGAATACGTCTCCGCCGGGGACGTATTCCAGACCGTGCTCTCGCAGCGCCTTGACGTGGAGCCCGAAGTTGACCCGTTCGCCGTCTACCGCGCCCTGCGCATCGTGAACCCGTCGCCCTATCTCTACTTCCTGCGCGTAACGCCGGATGGCGTCCCGGCCAAGAAGAAAAAGTCCCCCGGTTCAGGCCGAATTGAAGTAGCTGGCTCGTCGCCCGAGATGCTCGTCCGCGTACAACAGGGCAATGTCGAATACCGCCCCATCGCCGGCACCCGCAAACGCAGCACAGACGAAGCCAAAGACCTCGCCCTCGAACTGGACATGCTCGCCGACGAGAAAGAGCGATCCGAGCACGTAATGCTCGTCGATCTGGGTCGCAACGACGTAGGCCGCGTAAGCGAATTCGGCAGCGTCAAAGTCGACCGCCTCATGTTCGTCGAGCGCTACAGCCACGTCATGCATCTGGTCAGCACCATCCACGGCAAGCTCAAGTCCGAACTAAGCGCCGTCGATGCTCTACGCGCCTGCTTCCCCGCCGGAACACTCTCCGGAGCACCCAAAGTCCGCGCTATGGAGATCATCGAAGAGCTGGAGCCAGCCCGCCGCGGCATCTACGGCGGAGCCATTCTCTACGCCGACTTCTCCGGCAATCTCGACTCCTGCATCACAATCCGCTCCATGGTCGCGCAAGACGGTCAGGGACACATCCAGGCAGGCGCAGGCATCGTCGCCGACTCCGTTCCCGAAGCCGAATATCAGGAGTGTCTCAACAAAGCGCAGGCAGTAATCCGCGCCATCGAACGCGCCCGCGGCAACTAG
- a CDS encoding anthranilate synthase component II, whose translation MVFVLDNYDSFTYNLVQYLGELGAQITVRRNDELSVEEVEALRPDRILLSPGPCTPQDAGILIPLIQHMAGKAPILGVCLGHQAIGAAFGGQVVRAAELMHGKTSSVAHDGKGIFAGLPTPLVCTRYHSLIVAEEGLPSELEVTARSEGRAGESIIMGLRHRSLPIEGVQFHPESVLTEGGRQMIRNFLEM comes from the coding sequence ATGGTCTTTGTTCTGGACAATTACGATTCGTTTACTTACAACCTGGTCCAGTACCTGGGGGAGCTGGGTGCGCAGATTACTGTTCGGCGCAATGATGAGCTGTCGGTCGAGGAGGTTGAGGCGCTTCGTCCTGACAGGATTTTGCTTTCGCCGGGGCCTTGTACGCCGCAGGATGCCGGGATTCTGATTCCGCTGATTCAGCACATGGCTGGGAAGGCTCCGATTCTGGGTGTTTGCCTGGGGCATCAGGCGATTGGCGCGGCTTTTGGCGGGCAGGTGGTTCGCGCGGCAGAGCTGATGCATGGCAAGACGAGCTCCGTTGCGCATGATGGCAAGGGCATTTTTGCGGGATTGCCTACTCCTCTGGTTTGTACCCGTTACCACTCGCTGATTGTTGCGGAAGAAGGGTTGCCCTCGGAGTTGGAAGTGACGGCTCGGTCGGAGGGCAGGGCTGGGGAATCGATCATCATGGGCCTGCGCCATCGTTCGTTGCCGATTGAGGGCGTTCAGTTTCACCCGGAGAGCGTGCTGACTGAGGGTGGCCGCCAGATGATCCGCAACTTCCTGGAGATGTAG
- a CDS encoding RcnB family protein has translation MTKFGKAIALSALALTLTGSFAIAEDHHDNHHYVRHDEWKKGAQIRHEDWNRGEKIDYRHYHLNAPPRGYEWRQVDGNYVLAAAATGVIASVVIASEAH, from the coding sequence ATGACCAAATTTGGTAAAGCTATCGCATTGTCCGCCCTCGCATTGACCCTCACCGGCAGCTTCGCCATCGCCGAAGATCATCACGATAACCACCACTACGTTCGTCATGACGAATGGAAGAAGGGCGCCCAAATCCGACACGAGGATTGGAACCGTGGCGAAAAGATCGACTACCGCCACTACCACCTCAACGCTCCTCCACGCGGCTATGAATGGCGTCAGGTTGATGGCAACTACGTTCTCGCCGCAGCAGCCACCGGCGTGATCGCATCGGTCGTCATCGCCTCTGAAGCTCACTAA
- the efp gene encoding elongation factor P: MAIPATQMRPGMIIKHNDQLHLVFHVEHRTPGNLRAFIQAKLRNIKTNAMFEHRFRSADAIERVIVDEIDMEFLYNDGDDYYFMNPKDYEQTVLKSSTLGDAVEYLTANLQIKVSYFDGVAVGIDLPMTVELTVVETEPGIKSATASSVTKPAKLETGLVVAVPPFINEGEKIRVDTSEGTYLSRA, encoded by the coding sequence ATGGCGATTCCCGCCACACAAATGCGTCCCGGCATGATCATCAAGCACAATGATCAGCTGCACCTTGTCTTTCACGTCGAGCACCGCACCCCAGGCAATCTCCGCGCCTTCATCCAGGCCAAGCTGCGCAACATCAAGACCAACGCGATGTTCGAGCACCGCTTCCGTTCCGCCGACGCCATCGAGCGCGTGATTGTGGACGAAATCGACATGGAGTTTCTCTACAACGACGGCGACGACTATTACTTCATGAACCCCAAAGACTACGAGCAGACTGTGCTGAAGTCCTCTACCCTCGGCGACGCCGTGGAGTACCTGACCGCCAATCTGCAAATCAAAGTCAGCTATTTTGACGGAGTAGCCGTAGGCATCGACCTGCCCATGACCGTCGAGCTGACCGTAGTTGAGACCGAGCCGGGCATCAAGTCCGCGACCGCCTCCAGCGTCACCAAGCCCGCCAAGCTCGAAACCGGCCTGGTCGTCGCTGTCCCGCCCTTCATCAACGAAGGCGAAAAAATCCGCGTAGACACCAGCGAAGGCACCTACCTAAGCCGCGCATAA
- a CDS encoding HEPN domain-containing protein, with the protein MNRTDFQQLAKLRFSEARSLLDSGFPDGAYYLAGYSVECALKACIAKRTQEHDFPDKKLVHESHTHRLTDLMKLSELFSVLRTESDPRLQNWWTTVQEWSEESRYKRWNAVEAERLLDAIENQIGGILPWIKLHW; encoded by the coding sequence ATGAACCGCACAGATTTTCAACAGCTCGCGAAACTGCGATTCAGTGAAGCCCGGTCCCTCCTGGATTCGGGCTTTCCAGATGGTGCATACTATCTTGCCGGATACTCCGTTGAATGCGCATTGAAAGCTTGCATAGCAAAGCGAACGCAAGAACACGACTTCCCCGACAAGAAGCTGGTTCACGAAAGCCATACGCACAGGCTGACCGATTTGATGAAATTGTCGGAATTGTTTTCCGTGCTTCGTACCGAATCCGATCCAAGACTCCAAAATTGGTGGACAACCGTGCAAGAATGGTCCGAAGAGAGCCGGTATAAACGATGGAACGCCGTCGAAGCAGAGAGACTCTTGGATGCAATTGAGAATCAAATTGGAGGAATTCTTCCATGGATAAAACTGCACTGGTAA
- a CDS encoding acylphosphatase, whose protein sequence is MVLHFIVRGRVQGVGFRWFVHREASELELRGWVRNTEDGEVEVVVTGDEAALTELRASLKRGPRGSRVDKVIEHTLVESEGADLKAFKIEGAW, encoded by the coding sequence ATGGTGCTTCATTTTATAGTCCGGGGACGAGTCCAGGGAGTAGGCTTTCGCTGGTTCGTCCATCGCGAGGCCAGCGAACTTGAGCTGCGCGGCTGGGTCCGCAACACCGAGGACGGCGAAGTCGAAGTCGTAGTCACCGGGGACGAAGCCGCCCTAACCGAACTCCGCGCCTCTCTCAAACGCGGCCCCCGCGGCAGCCGCGTCGATAAGGTCATCGAGCACACGCTGGTAGAGAGTGAAGGAGCGGACTTGAAAGCCTTCAAAATCGAAGGTGCCTGGTAA
- a CDS encoding adenine phosphoribosyltransferase has product MAESINVDALKALVRTVPDFPKPGILFYDITTLLKDRTGFAQLIDALAAHYLEQKIDLVLGIEARGFIFGPALAYRLNAGFVPVRKPRKLPAPVARVTYDLEYGSDTLEIHLDAIQPGQRVLLVDDLLATGGTMEATLKLVKQLGGEIAGLAFAVELDFLRGRDRFKDQDVFSLLHYDE; this is encoded by the coding sequence ATGGCGGAATCAATCAATGTAGATGCGCTCAAAGCGCTCGTGCGCACCGTACCGGATTTCCCCAAACCGGGCATTCTCTTCTACGACATCACCACCCTGCTCAAGGACCGGACCGGCTTCGCCCAGCTTATTGACGCCCTGGCCGCCCACTACCTCGAACAGAAGATCGATCTGGTCCTCGGCATCGAGGCTCGCGGATTCATCTTCGGACCCGCGCTCGCCTATCGCCTCAACGCCGGATTCGTCCCCGTGCGCAAGCCGCGTAAGTTACCCGCACCCGTAGCCCGCGTCACCTATGACCTGGAGTACGGCTCCGATACCCTGGAGATTCATCTGGACGCCATCCAGCCCGGCCAGCGCGTCCTGCTCGTAGACGATCTGCTCGCCACCGGCGGCACAATGGAAGCCACGCTCAAGCTCGTCAAACAGCTCGGCGGAGAGATCGCCGGACTGGCCTTCGCAGTCGAACTGGACTTCCTCCGCGGACGCGATCGCTTCAAAGATCAGGACGTCTTCAGCCTGCTCCACTACGACGAGTAA